TATCAGATTTTATCAGGACTTTTACCTGTTCAACAATCCTATGAATTTAGTCGATTTGCCCCTTATGGTCCTTTTATCCTTGTCGGAATAATTTTAATCGGGCAAATGATAGGATTCCCTATTCTCTGGAAAATAATTGGTCCTTGTGTGCAATTTCTTAACTTTTTATTTACAGGACATCAGATGTCACTTTAATTTTGTGGTAACTGTTCAGGCAGTTCTTTACCGCAGAGACGCAGAGAAACAGAGAGGAAAATATTTCCACCTGTGCAGTTAAATGTAAAATGAAAATGTATAACTGAAAGGTGATGAGTCTGGCGAAGTACTAATAATTTCCCATTTTTCATTTCCTGTTTTACATTTATTTTTCCTTTGCGTCTCTGCGATGAATTAGTCTAATCGCACAGGTGGAAAAATAGGAGGTATTATGGATAAGTTACGGGTATTAAGTGGGATGCGGCCAACTGGCAGGTTACATCTGGGGCATTTGTTAGGTGCCTTGAATAACTGGAAGGAATTTCAGGATGAATATGAATGTTTTTATATGATTGCTGATTGGCATGCCTTGACAACGGCTTATGCGGATACTGGTGAATTCCAGGAAAATATCCAGCAGATGCTTATAGACTGGTTGAGTTGTGGGATAGACTGGCAGAAATGTGTGATTTTTCGCCAGTCGCAAATCCCGGAGCATGCGGAGTTACATATCCTTTTGTCAACAATTACGCCACTTCCCTGGTTAGAACGGTGTCCTACTTACAAAGACCAGTTAAAAGAATTAGCCCAGTTAGACCTTCACACCTACGGGTTTTTAGGCTATCCAGTGCTTCAGGCGGCGGATATTCTGATTTATAAAGCCAATATTGTTCCGGTTGGTGAAGACCAACTCCCTCATCTTGAATTAACCCGCGAGATTTGTCGAAGATTTAATTATTTATATAGTGAGGTATTTCCTGAACCTGCGTCAAAATTGACTCAAACATCTAAACTTCCCGGTGTAGATGGACGCAAGATGAGTAAAAGCTTTGGGAATTGTATCTACCTGTCAGACTCAGATGACCTGATAGTGAAGAAGGTAAAGAGTATGATTACCGATCCGGCAAGGATTCATCCAACGGACCCAGGTCATCCAGAGGTATGTGTGGTTTTTGCCTTTCATCAGGCTTTTAATAAAAATGGTGTCGAGGTCATAAAACAGGAATGCCAGGAGGCAAAAAGAGGTTGTGTGAAATGTAAGGAGGAATTAGCCCGGATATTAATTTCTTGTTTAAAACCTATCCATGAGGCACGCAAAAAATTCGAGATAGCCCCACAGGAAATTATAAATATATTAGATGAAGGTAAGAAAAAGGCAAGAGAAATAACTTCTAAAGTCATGCTCGAGGTCCGCCAGGCAATGAAGATTTACTGATAATAACTGTATCTCCTGAAAATAAGGAAGTAGAAAGTAGAGAGAAGAAAGTAGAAAGTAAAGAAAACATCACTCCTCACGCCTATCTCCTTACCTCCCACCTTCTATCTCCTACCTACTATTTTCATTCTCCTTTGTGAGTCGCAGATTCATGAGCGTTTCCCCTGAAAATAGCGAATTAGTGAATTAGAGATTAGCGAATTAGTATAGTATCCACAGACTCGTATCCTCTGGTTTAGAACACATATTCCCCCTTAATAAAGGGGGTTAGGGGGTTGTCCTTCTCCCATTTTCATTGCCCTTTGTGAGCCTTGGCTCATGTCCGTTTCCCCTGAATATTCTCCTGAATATTGACTGTTGTTTAGTTTTCTGCTACTCTAATTAGTATCTCAATTCCTTTTTGAATTATCTCGTCTTTTGTAGCAAAGGATAATCGGAAGTTAGTATCCTGCTCTGAAAAGATATTGCCTGGAATGATTAATAGATTTTTAGCGATTGCCTTTTCAACAAATGCCGTTGCTGTTATTCCCTCAACCTGTGGGAATATATAAAATCCCCCACCAGGCTTTTCAACCTTAAAATAATCTTTTAACCCCTCATAAATCAAATCTCTCTTCCTTCGGTATTCTTCAATATATTTACTTATATCACAATCAAGTGCCTTAATTGCGGCAATTTGAGCAAAAGAAGGGGCACAGACAAAACTATATTGCTGTAATTTAGTCATTTGCTGAATGATTTCACCTGGTCCTGCGGCATAGCCCATTCGCCAACCAGTCATTGCATAAGCCTTAGAAAAACCATTTAAGGTAATTGTCCTGTCATAAATACTCCCAATACTAAAATGTTCTCCTTCATACATAAATTCTTCATAAACTTCATCTGATATTACCACTAAATTATTCTCTTTAGCTACTTTTGCAATTCCCTCTATCTCAAGTTTGGAATATGTTTTACCCGTGGGGTTTCCCGGAGAGTTAATCACGATTACCTTCGTCTTTGCAGTAATTGCCTCTTTTACCCGCTCAATATTCAAACTAAAATCAGGATATGTATTAATATATATTGGTCTTGAGTCGATAAAGTTTATCAGATGTTTATACATAACAAAATATGGGTCAAAAATAATTGCCTCATCATCTTTATCAAGCAAAACATAAAAGGCTAAAAATAACCCGCCAGAAACACCACTTGTAATTAAAATATCCTTTGGATTGACATTAATATTATTTTTATCTCGTAGTTTTTGGGCAACCCTTTCTCTTAATTCTAAAATACCTTCTGTTTGAGTATATCTATTAAATCCAGCATTGATAGCTTTAATTGCCTCCTGTTTAATTTCTGCGGGCACATCAAAATCTGGCTGGCCAATACTAAGATTAATAGGATTTTGTAGTTGGCTGGCTAAATTGAATACCTTCCGAATACCAGAAGAATCAATTTTATTCATCCTCGTAGAAATCATTTTTTACCTCCGCGTAAAAGATTAGTAACCGTTCACCGCAAGATGCCACAGAGACGCAGAGAAAAAATTAAAATCTATTCACCAGAGACAGAAATTTCCTTTTTTGTGCATTTCGGGACTTTCCTTGTTTGATAATCTTTTAATACGGACTTTCGACTAACTGTTTTAAGCCTTTTTAAACACCGAAAAACACGAAAAAAAAAGATATTTTCCTCTCTGTTTCTCTGCGTCTCTGCGGTAAAGGATTACCTGAACGGTTACAAAGATTATAGCACAAAGAAGCAAACCTGTCAACAAATTTACTATGGTTTTAATTGTTGACAGAATTATTCAAATTTGTTAGAATAGTGCGAGGGAAGAAAAACAATGAAATGTGTTGTAGTAGCTATGAGTGGTGGTGTAGATTCATCGGTTACCGCTTATTTGATTAAAGAGATGGGGTATGATGTTATTGGTGTAACGATGGAGATACTTAAATCAAGTTGCCAGATTGAAAAGTTAGATACCTGTTGTTCATTACAATCTTTTGTAGATGCCAGATATGTAGCAGAGAGATTGGGCATCCGACATCATATCATTGATTGTAAGGCAGAGTTTGAGCAAATGGTAGTTAGCTATTTTGTAAAGGAATATCTGGCTGGTCGAACTCCCAATCCATGTGTCATCTGCAACTCCAGAATAAAGTTTGACAGCCTGCTGGCTAAGGCTAAGGAATTGGGGGCAGACTATCTGGCAACGGGTCATTATGCCAGGCTCGAAAAACAAAACAATCGCTATATAATCAAAAAAGGGATTGATACAACCAGAGACCAGTCCTATTTCCTGTATAAACTTTCCCAGGAGCAATTATCTCAGGCAATGATGCCGTTAGGGGATTATCAAAAGCAAGAAGTTCGAAAGATAGCGGTAAGACTGGGACTCAAAGTCGCAAATAAACCTGAATCACAGGAAATATGTTTTATTCCACAAGGAGATTATCGGAATTTTATTCAACAAAGAATTAAAGATGCATTTAAACCAGGTGAAATACTGGATAAAAATGGGAATATCTTAGGCAGGCATTCGGGAATTGCATTTTTCACCATTGGTCAGCGTAGAGGACTTGGCATTGCCGCAGGCAGCCCCCTTTATGTGATAAGCATAGAGTTAAACAGAAATGCAGTCATCGTAGGTGATGAATCTGACCTGTATCGAAATAGTCTAATAGCCGGTGAGTTAAACTGGGTGGCGGTGGAAAGGTTTGAATCTGAAATGGAGGTAGTGGCAAAAATCCGATACCTGCATCCGGAAACCAAAGCCATCATTCATCCAGTAAATAATGATAAGGTAGAGGTCGTGTTTGAACAACCTGTTCGAGCAGTGACGCCAGGACAATCAGTAGTCTTCTATAAAGACGAGGTGTTACTTGGCGGTGGAGTAATTGAGTGAGTGGAAAAGATGCGACCTGTGCGGTTAGGTTTAAATAAAATGGAAGAAGCAGATATTCAATACAAACAGGTCGCTCCTACGGAGCTACAAACATATTGCTTTTGCGAAATACTACTACAAACAGATTGCTCCTACGGAGCTTTATTCATATTAGCTCCAGAGGAGCGATATGTTTGTAGAAAGATTATCTTCCTCATAACAAATTAGCTCCATAGGAGCGAGCTGTTTATTCTTTTTCTCACCCTAATTGGGGGATATTTTGTCTTTCTATTTCACAGGTCGAAACTTTTTCTTGACAACTTAAAATTTATTTATTATAATTATACAACAAAAATGTTGTGCAACAAATTTGTCGTATATAAGGAAAGATAAAATATGTCTCTTGAAGAAATAGTGAAGAAAAAACGAGCAGAGATTATATTCCTCTATGCACCTGTCCTTAAAAAACTTATTGAACTTATTGAAGAAGAGATTAAAGAAATAGAAA
Above is a genomic segment from bacterium containing:
- a CDS encoding pyridoxal phosphate-dependent aminotransferase; the encoded protein is MISTRMNKIDSSGIRKVFNLASQLQNPINLSIGQPDFDVPAEIKQEAIKAINAGFNRYTQTEGILELRERVAQKLRDKNNINVNPKDILITSGVSGGLFLAFYVLLDKDDEAIIFDPYFVMYKHLINFIDSRPIYINTYPDFSLNIERVKEAITAKTKVIVINSPGNPTGKTYSKLEIEGIAKVAKENNLVVISDEVYEEFMYEGEHFSIGSIYDRTITLNGFSKAYAMTGWRMGYAAGPGEIIQQMTKLQQYSFVCAPSFAQIAAIKALDCDISKYIEEYRRKRDLIYEGLKDYFKVEKPGGGFYIFPQVEGITATAFVEKAIAKNLLIIPGNIFSEQDTNFRLSFATKDEIIQKGIEILIRVAEN
- the mnmA gene encoding tRNA 2-thiouridine(34) synthase MnmA translates to MKCVVVAMSGGVDSSVTAYLIKEMGYDVIGVTMEILKSSCQIEKLDTCCSLQSFVDARYVAERLGIRHHIIDCKAEFEQMVVSYFVKEYLAGRTPNPCVICNSRIKFDSLLAKAKELGADYLATGHYARLEKQNNRYIIKKGIDTTRDQSYFLYKLSQEQLSQAMMPLGDYQKQEVRKIAVRLGLKVANKPESQEICFIPQGDYRNFIQQRIKDAFKPGEILDKNGNILGRHSGIAFFTIGQRRGLGIAAGSPLYVISIELNRNAVIVGDESDLYRNSLIAGELNWVAVERFESEMEVVAKIRYLHPETKAIIHPVNNDKVEVVFEQPVRAVTPGQSVVFYKDEVLLGGGVIE
- the trpS gene encoding tryptophan--tRNA ligase, with product MDKLRVLSGMRPTGRLHLGHLLGALNNWKEFQDEYECFYMIADWHALTTAYADTGEFQENIQQMLIDWLSCGIDWQKCVIFRQSQIPEHAELHILLSTITPLPWLERCPTYKDQLKELAQLDLHTYGFLGYPVLQAADILIYKANIVPVGEDQLPHLELTREICRRFNYLYSEVFPEPASKLTQTSKLPGVDGRKMSKSFGNCIYLSDSDDLIVKKVKSMITDPARIHPTDPGHPEVCVVFAFHQAFNKNGVEVIKQECQEAKRGCVKCKEELARILISCLKPIHEARKKFEIAPQEIINILDEGKKKAREITSKVMLEVRQAMKIY